Proteins from a genomic interval of Pirellulales bacterium:
- a CDS encoding HEAT repeat domain-containing protein: MKRRLAPRLRFVAVALAGLMLIVGCGQSKAPLNTTLPVAQDVPKLMQMLESKKRTDRAAAASYLAALAEKGQLGDQSQAALTKLQELAQKDKEETVKRAAADAIAKFQGSGG, from the coding sequence ATGAAGAGACGATTGGCTCCGCGTTTGCGATTCGTTGCCGTTGCTTTGGCTGGCCTGATGCTGATCGTGGGCTGCGGCCAATCGAAGGCCCCTCTAAACACAACCTTGCCCGTGGCCCAGGACGTGCCGAAGCTGATGCAGATGCTCGAAAGCAAGAAGCGGACCGATCGTGCCGCAGCAGCGAGCTACCTGGCTGCCTTGGCCGAGAAGGGCCAACTGGGGGATCAATCGCAGGCTGCGCTGACGAAGCTGCAGGAGCTGGCGCAGAAAGACAAAGAAGAAACGGTCAAAAGGGCGGCTGCCGACGCGATCGCCAAGTTTCAAGGCTCGGGCGGTTGA